In the Anastrepha obliqua isolate idAnaObli1 chromosome 1, idAnaObli1_1.0, whole genome shotgun sequence genome, one interval contains:
- the LOC129252999 gene encoding metallothionein-4-like — MGCPACCKDCKCAADKCGDGCPCDQQCKCKCKTGGKDDCCKK; from the exons ATGGGTTGTCCAGCGTGTTGTAAAG ACTGCAAATGTGCTGCAGACAAGTGCGGTGATGGCTGCCCCTGCGATCAGCAATGCAAATGCAAGTGCAAGACCGGCGGCAAAGATGACTGTTGCAAGAAGTAA